In Panacibacter ginsenosidivorans, the following proteins share a genomic window:
- a CDS encoding UDP-glucuronic acid decarboxylase family protein: protein MSKKRVLITGAAGFLGSHLCDRFIKEGFHVIGMDNLITGDLRNIEHLFPLEDFEFYHHDVTKFIHVPGELHYILHFASPASPIDYLKIPIQTLKVGSLGTHNCLGLARSKNARILVASTSEVYGDPQVHPQTEEYWGNVNPVGPRGVYDEAKRFQEAITMAYHTFHGLETRIVRIFNTYGPRMRLNDGRALPAFIGQALRGEDLTVFGDGSQTRSFCYVDDLIEGIYRLLMSDYAKPVNIGNPVEISLKDFAEEVLKLTGSSVKLVYKPLPVDDPKQRQPDITKAKQILGWEPKVSRAEGLKKTYEYFKSLPKEELVKLPKEFISKK, encoded by the coding sequence ATGAGTAAAAAGCGTGTACTTATTACCGGGGCGGCAGGTTTCCTGGGATCGCATCTTTGTGACCGTTTTATTAAGGAAGGGTTTCATGTAATTGGCATGGACAATCTTATCACCGGTGATCTTAGAAACATCGAACATCTTTTTCCTTTGGAAGATTTTGAATTCTATCATCACGATGTTACAAAGTTTATTCACGTTCCCGGTGAGTTGCATTATATCTTACACTTTGCTTCGCCTGCAAGCCCGATAGATTATTTAAAAATTCCGATTCAAACTTTAAAAGTGGGTTCGCTTGGAACGCACAACTGTCTTGGTTTGGCGCGTAGCAAGAATGCAAGAATTCTTGTTGCATCAACAAGCGAAGTATATGGAGATCCGCAGGTGCATCCGCAAACAGAAGAATATTGGGGCAATGTAAATCCTGTTGGTCCGCGTGGTGTGTACGATGAAGCAAAACGTTTCCAGGAAGCTATTACAATGGCATATCACACCTTTCATGGATTGGAAACACGCATCGTTCGTATCTTCAATACGTATGGTCCGCGTATGCGATTGAATGATGGTCGTGCATTACCTGCATTCATCGGTCAGGCATTGCGTGGAGAAGATCTTACGGTGTTTGGTGATGGTAGTCAAACACGCAGCTTCTGTTATGTTGATGATCTCATCGAAGGTATTTATCGTTTGCTCATGAGCGATTATGCAAAGCCTGTGAACATTGGTAACCCTGTAGAAATTTCATTGAAAGATTTTGCCGAAGAAGTGTTGAAGCTAACAGGTTCTTCAGTAAAACTTGTTTACAAGCCATTGCCTGTTGATGATCCGAAACAACGCCAGCCCGATATTACCAAAGCAAAACAAATTCTTGGATGGGAGCCGAAAGTGAGTCGTGCAGAGGGTTTGAAGAAAACGTATGAATATTTCAAATCCTTGCCAAAAGAAGAATTGGTAAAACTTCCAAAAGAGTTTATTTCAAAGAAGTAA
- a CDS encoding DegT/DnrJ/EryC1/StrS family aminotransferase: MRAIQMVDLKTQYQKIKTEIDTAVIDVLESSAFINGKPVQQFAENLSEYLDVKHVIPCANGTDALQIAMMALGLQPGDEVITPSFTYIATTEVVALLRLKPVFVEVDAKTFCMGSESLRKAITPKTKAIVPVHLYGQAANMEAIMEIANEHNLAVIEDNAQAIGSDYIFKDGTKKKTGTIGTIGTTSFFPSKNLGGYGDGGAIFTNDDALAAQMKMVANHGQSKRYYHDVVGCNSRLDTVQAAILNIKLRELDNYIAARRKAADYYDAAFANNPKITTPYRAPYTNHVFHQYTLVLEGVNRDGLNEYLALKQIPSMIYYPVPGHKQKMFDSFNLPDVELATTDWLTERVISLPIHTELDEEQLSYITSSVLEYINQ, from the coding sequence ATGAGAGCTATCCAGATGGTGGATCTTAAGACGCAGTATCAAAAGATTAAAACCGAGATTGACACTGCAGTTATTGATGTACTTGAGAGTTCTGCTTTTATTAATGGCAAACCTGTGCAGCAATTCGCTGAAAATTTATCGGAATATCTTGACGTAAAGCATGTAATTCCATGCGCTAACGGAACCGATGCTTTGCAAATTGCAATGATGGCTTTAGGCTTGCAACCGGGTGATGAAGTTATTACACCTTCGTTTACTTATATAGCTACAACGGAAGTGGTAGCATTACTTCGTTTAAAACCTGTGTTTGTAGAAGTAGATGCAAAAACTTTTTGCATGGGGTCTGAATCTTTACGTAAAGCAATTACGCCAAAAACAAAAGCAATCGTTCCCGTGCATTTATACGGTCAGGCTGCAAACATGGAAGCGATCATGGAAATTGCGAATGAACATAATTTAGCAGTGATCGAAGACAACGCCCAGGCAATTGGCAGTGATTATATTTTTAAAGATGGCACAAAAAAGAAAACCGGGACAATTGGAACAATAGGAACAACATCTTTCTTCCCTTCAAAAAATTTGGGTGGTTATGGAGATGGTGGTGCCATCTTTACTAATGATGATGCTTTGGCCGCGCAAATGAAAATGGTTGCCAATCATGGCCAGAGTAAAAGATATTATCATGATGTGGTTGGTTGCAATTCAAGATTAGATACAGTGCAGGCAGCGATTCTTAATATCAAATTACGTGAGCTTGATAATTACATAGCCGCACGCAGAAAAGCTGCGGATTATTATGATGCTGCATTTGCAAACAATCCAAAGATTACTACACCATATCGTGCACCATATACCAATCACGTGTTTCACCAATACACATTAGTGCTTGAAGGAGTGAACAGGGATGGATTGAATGAATACCTTGCATTAAAGCAAATTCCTTCCATGATCTATTATCCAGTGCCTGGTCACAAACAAAAAATGTTTGACTCTTTTAACCTGCCTGATGTTGAATTAGCAACTACAGATTGGCTTACAGAACGCGTAATTTCATTACCCATTCATACAGAGCTTGATGAAGAACAATTATCTTATATTACAAGTTCTGTGTTAGAATATATTAACCAATAA